From Aegilops tauschii subsp. strangulata cultivar AL8/78 chromosome 5, Aet v6.0, whole genome shotgun sequence:
CATAAAGGCAGCAGCGGCCTAATCTAGACCCTCCCACAACTGCAACAACAAAACCCCGAACGAACAAGAAATGGCATGTATATGTATATTTACATCATTTCTGCACGAGATATGAGTAGAGGAAGTGGTTCCACACGTCCGGGACGCCGGGGAGGCACCAGTGCGTGCAGTCGGCGTAGCTGCTCGGGTTGGCGATCTGCTCCTTCGTGAGGGGGGTGAACTGCCGCCGGAACACGGTGGGGTGCGCGTCGATGCGGTAGTCGGTCAGCTGGGTGAAGTTGAGTATCTGAACGTTTATGCCTTTCTGCTCCAGTGGCCTGAAGATCTGCTTCGCCATGTCCATCATGCTGTAGTCCGTGGTCGCGCCTTTGTACCCGACCTTCTGGATCGGCTCCGACTCGTTCAGGCACTTGTTGCTGTCGTCTCCGCCCCAGTCGCTCGCCCTGAAAGTTTGTTTATGTGTGAGAAGATTGTGTGATATACTTGTAAATTTAATCTGTTGGTTGTCAGGTTGTCAGGTTTAACGGTTGATGGATAGGTTTCAGTTTTTGGTCTCACCAGGTATGGGTAGGCGACGAGCCTGCGAAATAGATTTTAGTCTTGTTGTTGACGTTCGCTCCCACCCACTCCGTTAGTTTCTTAAGAGCAATCTCAAAACCTTCCACCATCTCCACTTCGTCTAGCTTTGCATCACCATCCTCGAATGAACCATACCTGCACATGGTGAAGATGTTCATCACTCATCATGCTAGCTCAATTATATTTATATTTGTTACTAATTTCAAATCCCAGTTCATGGCATCCAAAACTTTATCAACTTGTTCGCGTCAGTTTCAGATAACTCTTTCCTTTTGTTGACAAGCAATGAGTGTAAAATGATGTACTTACATGACCTTCATCTTCATATCGGGCTTCTGCTTCCTCCACCAAAGGTAAGAGTTGAAAACAATAACGTCAGCATTGCCCCAGGCACGGGCATGCTTCTCAATCTTCTCCGCCCGTATGATCCGGTACTCAACCCGGTGAATTATCGGGTTGTCGCTGTTGGATTCCAGTATCAGCGGCGACCAGTAGAAGTCGATTGTCGCATTGTATTCCTGAAACAGTGCGTCTCGATCAGCTGACAGAAAGTGGCATGCCTTACTTCCAGTATATTCTTTCAAGTGTTCAGAGATTGAGGAACATACGAATGCCGTGAAGGAGATGAGTGAGCCGTTGTAAACGCGCATCTTCTGGCCTTCAGGGATGGAGGCCTCCACCATGCACACCATGGAGACCCATTGGTTCCTGTTGATTGAGTCGCCGACGAAGACCATCCTCTTGTTCCTCAGCTTTTCGAGCAGTTTTGTGGCGTTGAACCTGTTTCACAGTTTCAACATAACAGAAATAAGAACAAGATGTGAAATTCTCACAACTCATGATCTTTCACTATCCGTTGGTTCCTTTCTTTGGGAGCAGAGGCAGAGCAATCATATAACTATTTTCTGGCGTTGAATCTGTTTCAACATGTAAAAAATAGCCCGCATGTCACAAATACTATTGACCCTTTGACAGTACTAGGCGTGAATGACTGGATGCCATGCCATATATATGATCTGTTTCTAGCCATGCAGGTGTATGGAATTGCGTGGTGAACAAAGCAAGAAAAAAAATGGAAATTTATCATTGTTGATCTTTCGCTACCCTCTGGTTCAGCAGGCCAATCCCACCCATTTTGCCATCTCCAGGTGTTCAATTGCTAGTTATCATGCATCCTTTGGTTTAAGGCTTTCAGCTAGAGGCCAAGCAGCTAAGGTTTTAATTCCCTTATATTCCAGAAAAGATAAAACTCTTTCTTTTTACTCCCCAAGAGTTCAATTTCGAAATTTCGCAACACTGACAGAGCATGTAGGTAGTAGCAGTGCAGTACTATATAGTTTCAGGCATGCTGCATTTTTTTGTTGTTGGCATGAATGAACAAAACCGAGCTAGAAAACCACTCTCAACTCAACTATTCTTTCTAGAGAAACATGCATGTATGTAAATGTAACAAAACCAGCCATACCTTGGAAGATCACATCCATCGGGCTGCCATCTCCAGTACTGGTACCTGGTGTCATTCCGGCCATACTTCTCGCAGGCGACCTCGTCGAAGATGAAGGAGCAGTTGAGGCCGGAGTAGAGCGGCTGGGAGGCGTTGTCGTACACCCACCGCCCCACGGACCAGTTGCActcctcgccggagcccctcacgGCCTCGCCCATGAGCTCGTCCGTCCACTGCACCTGCGCCTCGCGGCTCCCGGCCGCGGCCACCTTCACCTCCTGGTGCCGGTGCTGCACCGCCAGCTGCACCTGCGACTCGTGGCCGCGGTCGAAGAGCAGGGAGACGGTGCTGACGACGATGAAGAAGGCGACGAGGGAGCTCACCACGCCCCGCAGGCCGACGACAGGGGACGGGGAGGACGTTGCCGTGGTCATCTTGTTGTGGGCGGCCTGCTCCGGCTTCATTTTCTCTGGTGAATCGGCTGTGGCGCTGTCCCCTCTTTTATTGTTGTAATGGGGGCACTCCTTCCCATGTCTAGTGCTGCACAAGCAAACGTGAACGCTGACCCTTGGGCTAACCTTCATCATCATCGATCACCCTGACCGCCTGCCCGCAGTGCAACCTCCTGTAAGCTAACTCAAAGGTATAAGAATGTGCAGCAGGTTGGTACTGGCGCTGAAAGTTTGAAGCTGCAAGAGAGGTGACGATGGGTGGTGTTTGTAAGTTTGGTCTACCCAGCTCCGAATTTGCAGATGATTTTATATGTCAGGCTCATGCTCACTCCACGCATGTGCTCTGCCAGTGTCCATAATGTAAGGCTAGTTTGTTTAATAAAAGCAAAAGGCGGTAAAGGTACAAGTGCTGGTTTCTGGTGCCGACACTTCTATCTATCAATCAAATCCACCAGACCACACCACACCAGAGTCACACCAGCCATTCAACAGAGGAGGAGCTAGCACAGCAAAAAGCAAAATATATTTATTTCAACGTGCTTGCGTTTGCGCGTGTCACTTTCAGGATATGATATTTAGAACTTAAGCAACGGAAAGGCGGTGTACAGGGAAAGAAGTCTTTTGCATTAATTGCTTTGTTCCTTACCTAATTAGCATTCAGAATAAGCTAATGTAAAGCCACTGGTATAGAGGCCCCTGAATGTGAAGTCCAGTAATGCATGCTCCATCATTTCAAAATGGCAATCATAATTCTTTATCAGTTGATGTAGCAGTACTAAACAACCTTAACTGGTACGGTCACATCACTATATATGTATATTTATATCAATATATTCATCAATCGAAGTTTATCTAGTACTTATCTGTTACTGCCGTCTACTAGTTAAGTAGTATTTCTGATCAGTCAACACGTCTTAACGTGTGTTTGtctgttgcatgcatgcgtcaaAGTGGTGATCTCCCTGAATGAATTAACTTATACATGTTGGCCGTCTCTTTTTCAACACGGTGGTGTGTTGTCAATTAATCCGAGTGGCAAACACCACACGACCAATGATTTGCCTTTTTTCGGCCTTCATTTCCACCTCTTTTCTGACAGAAGTAGCCGGACATATGAATAATGTGATTGGTTGTGACACTAGGACTATTTAAACTGCTGAAGGTACTACCTGGCAAGCTGTTACTATGAGTGAATGACAGATGATAAATCCTGATTTGGTTTGGTGCTGAATCTCAAATTGCCCAACCAAAATAGATAGCCTCTCCCTTTTTTTGAGCAATCTCCTCTCTCagcaagctagctagctagctagctagcacaGTATGAAATGATCAGCGGCGCCCCAAAGGCCGCATAAAGTGTTAGGTGGAAGGAATTCTATGCCCACACCTGCTTTGTTTGGTATCATGTCCAAATATAGCCCGGTCCTATCTAACCAGTGGGGTCTGCATAATACGGTGCCAGTCAGTCACTCACTCTGCAATCCGATCATTCCGTTTCCTCTGAGATTCTCCATGGCCATGGCCATGGAATGGCATGCAGCTGGTGGAGACATGAAAGGCATGACTGATGAGCACCAACAATATCCATGGAAGACGGAACAATCTGACTTGCAGGAATGGACAAAGGGTACTGCACTTATTACTGACCTGTACTGGAGGCCGCGTCAGTTGAGCGCGGCGAGCCTTAGAAGGAAGGCTAGCTAGTAACATCTGCCGAAGAAGCGGTTGGCAACGTGCATTTGAGATGTATGGACATACCTACTGCTGGCCCACCTTTAATTTGCTCCCCAAAAGCTAATTGCTTGCTACAAAGTCCAATGGGAAACTATTTGGACGTCTCCGACTGCTCTCCATCCGTCTTGTCCTGTGTAAGGAGCCATGCCATGCAAGTACCATGTATTCCATGTGCGCTGGTCCAAAGTTTGTGTTACTAAACTCACTGATCACGCATGGCATGGTGATAATTAGCGCGCGTGCTGCATGCTACTAGTATGAACAGAGTTCAGATATAAATAACACTCTAGTAATAATACTTGCATAATCACACAAAACTACTACGTAGTATAAACAGAGTTCAGAAATCAATAACACTCTAGCAATAATAGGCATACCTGTCG
This genomic window contains:
- the LOC109769588 gene encoding xylan O-acetyltransferase 13 codes for the protein MMMKVSPRVSVHVCLCSTRHGKECPHYNNKRGDSATADSPEKMKPEQAAHNKMTTATSSPSPVVGLRGVVSSLVAFFIVVSTVSLLFDRGHESQVQLAVQHRHQEVKVAAAGSREAQVQWTDELMGEAVRGSGEECNWSVGRWVYDNASQPLYSGLNCSFIFDEVACEKYGRNDTRYQYWRWQPDGCDLPRFNATKLLEKLRNKRMVFVGDSINRNQWVSMVCMVEASIPEGQKMRVYNGSLISFTAFEYNATIDFYWSPLILESNSDNPIIHRVEYRIIRAEKIEKHARAWGNADVIVFNSYLWWRKQKPDMKMKVMYGSFEDGDAKLDEVEMVEGFEIALKKLTEWVGANVNNKTKIYFAGSSPTHTWASDWGGDDSNKCLNESEPIQKVGYKGATTDYSMMDMAKQIFRPLEQKGINVQILNFTQLTDYRIDAHPTVFRRQFTPLTKEQIANPSSYADCTHWCLPGVPDVWNHFLYSYLVQK